The genomic region GTAGCACGCAATGGGAGGAAATGTCGCTTGAATACGTAAAAGTTGGCGATGAGATACGCATTTTGCCCGGTGATGTGGTGATGCTTGATGGTGTGGTGGTTGATGGGCAGAGTAGCATTGATACTTCAAGCATTAATGGCGAGAGTTTGCCTGTGGTGGTGAAGAGTGGGGATTTGATAGAATCTGGAAGTATTAATATTGAGGGTAGCTTTGTCTTGCGCGCACAAAAAGTTGGCAGAGATACCTTGCTAAGCCAAATTATTAGCCTTATCCAGCAAGCAAACGAAGTCAAAGCCCCACTTGGAATCTTAGCCGATAAAGTTGCTGGAATCTTTGTGCCTATTGTCATTTGTATTGCTTTTGTGGCGGGGATTTTTTGGTATTTTATGCAGGATTTTGAGCTTGCACTTGATGTGTTTGTCTCTGTCCTCGTCATCTCTTGTCCTTGCGCACTTGGACTTGCCACGCCGATGGCATTTTTGCACGCAAGGGCTGTGGCAAATAAAATGGGCGTGTTTTTTAAGACTTCAGCTTCTTTGCAGGCGTTGTCCCAGATTACACATTTAATTTTTGACAAAACCGGCACGCTCACAAGCGGGTTAAGTGTGGAGAAAATCGTGCTAAATCCCGCACAATCTAAGCTTTCAGAACAAGAATTTCTCTCTTTAATTTTCACACTAGAGCAGCACAGCGCGCATATTATCGCAAAAACAATCACTGCGTATATTCAATCCACCCTCCCGCAAAGCGCGCTTGCAGAGATTCCAAAAGTAATGGATTTTCAAAGTATCACAGGCTTTGGCATTAAAGGCGTGATTAATGGGAAAGATTATATGTTGGGAAGTTTAGAATCCTTAGGCACACTCGCAGAATCGCCCTTTGTGAAAGACACCTTAAAAGAAGGCGCACACAACTCTAAGCTAATAATTTATCTTGCAGATTCTCAAAAAGTCTTAGGTGCGCTGTATTTGGAGGATTTGTTGCGTCAAGATTGCGCATTTATGTTGCAGGAATTTAGCAAAAAAGGCATTAAGCAAACTATGCTTACAGGCGATAGGGAGGCGAGTGCGCAATATATCGCGCAAAAAAGTGGCATTAGCGAAGTGATTTTTCAAGCAAAGCCACAGGATAAGCTTAAGGTTGTGAATGACTACAAAAAAAATGCGTTTGTAGCGTTTGTGGGTGATGGCGTGAATGACGCTGCCGCGCTGAAAAGCGCAAATGTGAGCCTTGCGTATGCGAGCGGAAATGATATTGCCCAAAATTGTGCGGATATTTTGCTATACAATCAAAATGCAAAGGCGATTTTAAATGCCTATAATCTCGCGCGCGCTACAATTACCAACATTAAGCAAAATCTTTTTTGGGCGTTTGGCTACAATGCGCTTTTTATCCCCATCGCATGTGGTGTGTTGTCCCCTTTTGGGATTTTTCTGAATCCTATGTTTTGCGCGTTTGCGATGAGTTTGAGCTCTATTAGCGTGGTGACAAATGCCGCGAGATTGCGTAGATTTAAGGCGGTGTAAGTGCGCGAACTCAAGGGCGCATTTTAATTTATTTTTTGTTAGAATCTGCGCATATTTTTAAACCAACGACTTTAATTTTAAAAGGATTCTTATGCGCTTTCCGCTTGGTTATTATCTTGCGTGCCTTTTTGTGTATATTCTTTGTTTGCCGCTCTTAGCGCTTTTCACCCTGCGCGCAAAGCATAAAGCATCATTGCCACATCGCTTTTTTGGTCTAAATCTTGGGCTTAGATTTAAGCCACATTTTTGGTTTCACGCCTGCTCTTTTGGTGAAATCAAATCTTTAGAACCCATCATCAACGCACTTTTAGCAAGCTCGCCTAACTCAAAGTTTCTTATTTCCACTATCACACACACCGGATTTAACGAGGCTATAAGGCTTTTTGGTTCTTTGCATTCAAAGCGCGTGGAGGTGAAATTTTTGCCTTTTGAGATTTTTTTGCCCCTTTGGAACAAATATCTTAGCGAGCTTAAAAGCCTTGTGGTGACGGAAGCCGAGCTTTGGCGTATGCTTTTTTTTATCGTTAAAAAAAATGGCGCAAAAACCTTTCTCTTAAATGCGCGCATTTCTGATAAATCTTTTGCGAGCTACACGCGCTTTAAGCACTTTTATGGGCAGATTTTTAGACTCATTGATGTGATTTTGGCTCAAAGTCAAAAAGACAAAAAACGCCTAGAATCTCTTGGTGCGCGTAATGTCAGCGTTTTTGGGAATCTAAAAATGCTAAATCCCCCAAAGGTAAGTGTCGCGTATAAAAAGCCAAATAAACTTGTAGTGCTTGGCGCAAGCACGCACAGGGGTGAAGAAGAGCTTATTTTACGCGCTTTTTTACAATTCCAAAAACTTAAGCCAGATTCTTTGCTTTTGCTTGCTCCGCGTCATCCCGAGCGTTTTGTTGAAGTGTGCCAAATCCTGCAAAAAAATAACCTTACCTTTGAGCGCTTAAGCGACCTCTTGCGTCACGCAAATGCGCATGGTGAGGAGCAAAGCGCGATTGCTTTTAGTAAAAATATTATCGTGCTTGATAAATTAGGCGAGCTTATAAACGCGTATGCGATTAGTGATATTGTGATTTTAGGCGGTGCATTTGCAAAAGTTGGTGGGCATAATCCGCTTGAGCCGGCGTTTTTCCAAACAAAGCTTATTTCAGGCAAGCATATTTTCAATCAGCAAGCACTATTTTCTTGCGTGCAAAATGCCGTTATTATAGAATCTAGCGAACTTGCCCACACGCTTTTAAACGCAGATTCTCTACTTCCTTCAAAAGTCGCTTTTCGCCCAAATGCGCTTAGGGAACTTATCGTGCTCATTAGCTAAAACTTATTTTTAGAAAAATAAAAAATATGTGTTTTAAGATTTTATGAATACAAAAAGTGTAGAATTGCGCGGTTAAGTTTAAAGGCAAGAAGGTATTTTAGCGATGAAAGAAGCTGTTGATTACGGTGTGTTAGGCTTTTTACTCTTTTTGAGCATTGTGGCTGTGGGCGTGGCGATTGAGCGATTTTGGTTTTTTAAAAAAGTGCGCGTGGAGGATTACAAAGATAAAAGGCTGCTTGAGCTAGATTTACACAAGCGCCTTACACTCATTGCGACCATTGGTTCAAATGCACCTTATATCGGGCTTCTTGGGACGGTTTTTGGCATTATGGTGACTTTTGTGGAAATTGGCAATAACACGCTTATTGACACGCAAAGCATTATGTTAGGGCTTTCTTTAGCGCTTAAAGCTACCGCTAGTGGGCTTATTGTGGCGATTCCCTCTATCGTGTGTTACAATCATCTTTTGCGAAAAACAGAGATTTTGCTCACACAATGGGATATTGCCCATATTCCGCCATCTGCGCCAAATACACGCGCAAAATACGACATTTGAAAGGGTTGTATGAAAAAAATAGATTCTCTAAATCTTATTCCATTTATTGATATTATGCTTGTGTTGCTTGTCATCGTGCTTGTGAGCGCGAGCTTTGTGCAGCATTCTAAGATTCAAGTGGAAATCCCGACATTAGAGGAGCAAAAGCAGGGTGCGACTTCAGGTGAGAGCAAAGAAAAAATTATCACCATCGACAAAGAGGGCAATTACTATTTTGAAGATTCTCAAATCAGCCTAGAATCTCTTAAAAATGAGCTTTCACGCCTTCCAAAAGACACGCAAATCATCATTCAAGGCGATAAAGCAAGCGAGCTAGAATTTTTCTTAGAGCTTTCCACGACTTTACAAGCCTTTGGGTTAAGTGATATTTATGTGATTATGCAAAAAGCCCACGAGTAGGACATTTTATGCAAATATCAATTCTTGTCATAAACGCGCTTTTTACTATCTTTATGTTCGCACTTTTCGTGTGGGATTACAAAAGCTTTGACACGCCAACACACAAAGATTTCAAGTCTATTATTATGAGTTCTGGCGTGCTGGGGACATTTGTGGGGATTTTTGTAGGGCTTTTTTCTTTTGATACTCTGCATTTAGAATCTTCCGTGCCGCTGCTCTTAGATGGCTTAAAAACCGCATTTTACACCTCGATTTTAGGAATGGGCGAGGCGATTGTGCTTTCAGTCTTGCAAAAAAGAAAGCATATAAAAAGTGATGAGGAAAGCAATCTTAGTTATA from Helicobacter himalayensis harbors:
- a CDS encoding heavy metal translocating P-type ATPase, which gives rise to MKQASFYIDGMSCSACSSGIERALSRKPYCQKIQVNLLTQQAQILYDEKQISLEEIFTFITKLGYTPSLQNPAHNTQDDVQNVGQNGAIDFSSQNVFLRAIARFNALDSKLLPPKLRLILSIIFTLFVLVLSFNAMFAGHIFSPKIDCALMLIASLCVMHFGRAFYFKGFKALFKGIPTMDSLVALGTSAAFLYSLKGSWEIFAHNAHIHLYFESVCVILCFIMIGKFIESNAKNSAKQSASALLELYQKKVQVRKSSTQWEEMSLEYVKVGDEIRILPGDVVMLDGVVVDGQSSIDTSSINGESLPVVVKSGDLIESGSINIEGSFVLRAQKVGRDTLLSQIISLIQQANEVKAPLGILADKVAGIFVPIVICIAFVAGIFWYFMQDFELALDVFVSVLVISCPCALGLATPMAFLHARAVANKMGVFFKTSASLQALSQITHLIFDKTGTLTSGLSVEKIVLNPAQSKLSEQEFLSLIFTLEQHSAHIIAKTITAYIQSTLPQSALAEIPKVMDFQSITGFGIKGVINGKDYMLGSLESLGTLAESPFVKDTLKEGAHNSKLIIYLADSQKVLGALYLEDLLRQDCAFMLQEFSKKGIKQTMLTGDREASAQYIAQKSGISEVIFQAKPQDKLKVVNDYKKNAFVAFVGDGVNDAAALKSANVSLAYASGNDIAQNCADILLYNQNAKAILNAYNLARATITNIKQNLFWAFGYNALFIPIACGVLSPFGIFLNPMFCAFAMSLSSISVVTNAARLRRFKAV
- a CDS encoding biopolymer transporter ExbD; this translates as MKKIDSLNLIPFIDIMLVLLVIVLVSASFVQHSKIQVEIPTLEEQKQGATSGESKEKIITIDKEGNYYFEDSQISLESLKNELSRLPKDTQIIIQGDKASELEFFLELSTTLQAFGLSDIYVIMQKAHE
- the waaA gene encoding lipid IV(A) 3-deoxy-D-manno-octulosonic acid transferase, which codes for MRFPLGYYLACLFVYILCLPLLALFTLRAKHKASLPHRFFGLNLGLRFKPHFWFHACSFGEIKSLEPIINALLASSPNSKFLISTITHTGFNEAIRLFGSLHSKRVEVKFLPFEIFLPLWNKYLSELKSLVVTEAELWRMLFFIVKKNGAKTFLLNARISDKSFASYTRFKHFYGQIFRLIDVILAQSQKDKKRLESLGARNVSVFGNLKMLNPPKVSVAYKKPNKLVVLGASTHRGEEELILRAFLQFQKLKPDSLLLLAPRHPERFVEVCQILQKNNLTFERLSDLLRHANAHGEEQSAIAFSKNIIVLDKLGELINAYAISDIVILGGAFAKVGGHNPLEPAFFQTKLISGKHIFNQQALFSCVQNAVIIESSELAHTLLNADSLLPSKVAFRPNALRELIVLIS
- the exbB gene encoding TonB-system energizer ExbB, giving the protein MKEAVDYGVLGFLLFLSIVAVGVAIERFWFFKKVRVEDYKDKRLLELDLHKRLTLIATIGSNAPYIGLLGTVFGIMVTFVEIGNNTLIDTQSIMLGLSLALKATASGLIVAIPSIVCYNHLLRKTEILLTQWDIAHIPPSAPNTRAKYDI